The sequence CTTCCTTATGGAAGGTGCAATCAATGACATTGCACAACAACAAAAAGATTCTCATTTTGCAATCGTTGATGCTGTTGTAGATCAGCCAAACGTTGCAAGCATCATGTTTAAAGAACAAGAAGCTTCTTTCTTGGCTGGAGTTGCAGCTGGATTAGCTACAAAAACGAATAAAATTGGATTCATCGGTGGTATGGAGATTCCGGTAATCGAACGTTTCCATGCTGGTTTCATCGCTGGTGTTAAATCAGTTAACCCGGATGCGGAAATCGTTGCAGACTATGCAGGAGCTTTTGATAAAGCTGAACTTGGTCAAACGATCGCTTCTAAAATGTACTCTCAAGATGTAGATGTTATTTTCCATGCAGCTGGTGGTACTGGTAATGGCTTATTCAAAGAAGCGCGTGACTTAAAAGAAAAAGATCCTTCCCGTGAGCTTTGGGCAATCGGTGTTGACTCTGATCAAGCTGCAGAAGGTAAAGTTGGCGACCATAACATTGTTCTGACATCTGCATTGAAACGAGTTGACAACGCGGTTAAAGACCTTGCAACAAAAGCTCAAGACGGAAATTTCCCTGGTGGAGAACAAATCTTATACGGTCTTAAAGAAGACGGTGTAGGACTTGCTGAATTAAATGAAGAGCTTTCTAACAAAGATGAAGTAATGCAAAAAGTTGATGAATGGAAAGAGAAAATTAATAGCGGAGATGTGACAGTTCCAGAATCTGTTAAAGAAGCGGAATCTTTCTCAGCTAACTAATTTTAAATGGGATAAGCGGGCCAAGGATAGCCGGTCTCTTATCCCTTTTTTAAAAGGAATATTCATAATAATTAAAAATCTAATTGAAGTATAGAAATATTTTTCTATCTTTCATTTAGATTTTTATCCGGGGAAACCCTTTTTTTCTAGCAAGTTAAGGTCTGACCTCTAACTACTAGATAAATATCCCTAGCCTACGCAAGGAGTGAATAGCAATGGATTATGTAATTGAGATGCTGAATATTCGTAAAGAGTTTCCAGGCATCGTAGCAAACGATAATATTACCCTCCAGCTCAAAAAAGGTGAAATTCATGCGCTTCTTGGTGAAAATGGAGCAGGTAAGTCCACACTGATGAATGTATTATTTGGACTTTACCAACCTGAGCAAGGAGAAATTCGTGTAAAGGGTCAGAAAGTAAACATCACCAATCCCAATATCGCCAACGACTTGGGAATCGGAATGGTCCATCAGCATTTTATGCTTGTGGATACTTTTACAGTAACAGAAAACATTATTCTCGGAAGAGAGCCTAAGTCCGGTGCAACGGTGGATATTAAAAAGGCAGAGAAGGATATTTTGGAAATATCAGAAAGATATGGTTTAAAAGTGGATCCGACGGCTAAAATTTCTGAAATTTCAGTAGGTATGCAGCAGCGTGTGGAAATCTTGAAAACACTTTATCGCGGGGCGGAAATTTTGATCTTTGATGAGCCAACGGCGGTACTGACCCCTCAAGAAATCAAAGAACTTATTCAAATTATGAAAACTCTCATTCAAGAAGGTAAGTCTATTATTCTTATCACCCATAAGCTTAAAGAGATTATGGAAGTGTGTGATAATGTAACCGTTATCAGAAAAGGTAAAGGGATTGGGACAGTGAAAGTATCAGAGACTGACCCGAACCATCTTGCGAGTCTGATGGTAGGGCGTGAAGTAACCTTCAAAACTGAGAAAATAGAAGCAAATCCTGCAGGCAATGTACTTGAGATACGTGATTTAA is a genomic window of Rossellomorea sp. y25 containing:
- a CDS encoding BMP family protein codes for the protein MKKRKFGLALSFVLAAGTLLGACGTSEDKEGASSGEGNKKEDQFTVAMVTDVGGVDDKSFNQSAWEGLKAFGEENDLEKGKEGYDYLQSQSDADYATNLNTLARQDFDLVYGIGFLMEGAINDIAQQQKDSHFAIVDAVVDQPNVASIMFKEQEASFLAGVAAGLATKTNKIGFIGGMEIPVIERFHAGFIAGVKSVNPDAEIVADYAGAFDKAELGQTIASKMYSQDVDVIFHAAGGTGNGLFKEARDLKEKDPSRELWAIGVDSDQAAEGKVGDHNIVLTSALKRVDNAVKDLATKAQDGNFPGGEQILYGLKEDGVGLAELNEELSNKDEVMQKVDEWKEKINSGDVTVPESVKEAESFSAN
- a CDS encoding ABC transporter ATP-binding protein; this encodes MDYVIEMLNIRKEFPGIVANDNITLQLKKGEIHALLGENGAGKSTLMNVLFGLYQPEQGEIRVKGQKVNITNPNIANDLGIGMVHQHFMLVDTFTVTENIILGREPKSGATVDIKKAEKDILEISERYGLKVDPTAKISEISVGMQQRVEILKTLYRGAEILIFDEPTAVLTPQEIKELIQIMKTLIQEGKSIILITHKLKEIMEVCDNVTVIRKGKGIGTVKVSETDPNHLASLMVGREVTFKTEKIEANPAGNVLEIRDLNVKDHRNVPVVKGLNLEVKAGEILGIAGVDGNGQSELIEAITGLHKTDGGSIKLNGKDIVNMKPRKIYETGVGHIPQDRHKHGLVLDFPIGENMVLQTYYKKPYSNKGILSYKNIYNQARKLISEFDVRTPSEYTLARALSGGNQQKAIIGREVDRDPDLLIAAQPTRGLDVGAIEFIHKRLIEQRDNGKAVLLLSFELDEIMNVSDRIAVIYEGQIVAIVNPKETTEQELGLLMAGSKRKETGENEHV